A stretch of Planococcus citri chromosome 5, ihPlaCitr1.1, whole genome shotgun sequence DNA encodes these proteins:
- the LOC135848618 gene encoding uncharacterized protein LOC135848618, which translates to MNTKVSLIIVVGVLAHTLLWTPCNSFPLWSWFDSSEKTSSEAEAETGTTTTTVNESQIKTKSETPPPVAATPTPVQQDVSSLSAVVSDTSKDTSASGQKTSSGERFDVRPFVQNAGIARAPLGFLAGLAKIGADGLKSVVQTGTDLGSTSMDQVSMLQDRVIDSTQNAITRGTQKSLDNIVPMMSRLDTYRRSFSGGTKANADKAHSITITTSSDAPINSMYSFAKDFMPAGASGSSALPPITSIDFSKFLR; encoded by the exons ATGAATACTAAAGTATCATTGATTATCGTTGTTGGTGTTCTGGCGCATACATTACTTTGGACG CCTTGCAACTCGTTCCCGTTATGGAGTTGGTTCGACAGCAGCGAAAAAACTAGCTCAGAAGCTGAAGCTGAAACTGGCACCACAACAACAACCGTAAACGAAAGCCAAATCAAAACTAAATCTGAAACTCCTCCTCCTGTGGCAGCAACTCCAACACCTGTGCAGCAAGATGTCTCATCTTTATCGGCAGTTGTCTCGGATACCTCTAAAGATACCTCTGCGTCTGGTCAAAAGACATCATCTGGTGAACGATTTGACGTAAGACCTTTCGTGCAGAATGCTGGAATAGCTCGAGCACCCCTTGGGTTCTTGGCCGGATTGGCGAAAATTGGCGCAGATGGGTTGAAATCAGTCGTACAAACTGGTACTGATCTCGGATCTACCAGCATGGATCAGGTATCCATGCTGCAGGATAGAGTGATCGATAGTACGCAGAATGCCATCACGAGAGGTACTCAGAAATCATTGGATAATATCGTACCGATGATGAGCAGATTGGATACGTATAGAAGATCGTTTTCTGGAGGCACTAAAGCGAATGCTGATAAAGCTCATAGTATCACGATTACTACTTCTTCGGATGCTCCCATCAACAGCATGTATAGCTTCGCTAAGGATTTCATGCCTGCCGGAGCCTCGGGAAGTTCGGCTTTGCCTCCTATAACTAGCattgatttttccaagtttttacgCTAA